A genomic window from Elaeis guineensis isolate ETL-2024a chromosome 3, EG11, whole genome shotgun sequence includes:
- the LOC105041425 gene encoding RING-H2 finger protein ATL52 has translation MALHHPRILYPLPNATLCLTNCDDACQFYGMCSPPPSYSSLPLNSTPDTTTIQFHHGSTLLPNLLIAAASVVAAALILLAVFYAFLRFRRRRRHVSSAAAAESDGDDDLFEMGEGDVHHVWYVRTVGLDEPTIRSIAAWAYKPGDGLLGAADDGCPVCLADFRDGELLRLLPKCGHAFHLPCIDTWLRSHLNCPICRAPIVAPPAAAAAAATDPVEPNTASSAEGPQMAVRPQEADRGEPEEETESGVAETRIAIDPIAVPHSPPPSSQLRVPSDLGEDRLQQLCRSVSMGSSSLGVLLFKRDPEEGPGEERKDSDLEEERITKNRGKQGNASKGAFQQKDLQEMEGSLSTSSGRFLLSRHARGQSAVLPL, from the coding sequence atgGCTCTCCACCACCCTCGGATCCTCTACCCGCTGCCCAACGCCACGCTTTGCCTCACCAATTGCGACGATGCCTGCCAATTCTACGGCATGTGCTCTCCCCCTCCCTCTTACTCTTCCCTCCCCTTGAACTCCACCCCCGACACCACCACCATCCAATTCCACCACGGCTCCACCCTCCTCCCCAACCTCCTCATAGCCGCCGCCTCCGTCGTCGCCGCCGCCTTAATCCTTCTCGCTGTCTTCTACGCCTTCCTCCgcttccgccgccgccgccgccacgtCTCCTCGGCAGCCGCCGCCGAGAGCGACGGCGACGACGACCTCTTCGAGATGGGAGAGGGCGACGTCCACCACGTGTGGTACGTCCGCACCGTCGGCCTCGACGAGCCCACCATCCGGTCCATCGCCGCCTGGGCCTACAAGCCCGGCGACGGCCTCCTCGGCGCCGCCGACGACGGCTGCCCCGTCTGCCTCGCCGACTTTCGCGATGGCGAGCTCCTCCGCCTCCTCCCCAAGTGCGGCCACGCCTTCCACCTCCCCTGCATCGATACCTGGCTTCGATCACACCTCAACTGTCCCATCTGCCGCGCCCCTATCGTCGCCCcacccgccgccgccgccgccgccgccaccgaTCCGGTGGAACCCAATACAGCCTCCTCTGCTGAGGGTCCCCAGATGGCCGTCCGCCCACAGGAGGCTGATCGTGGGGAACCCGAGGAGGAAACAGAGAGTGGAGTCGCGGAAACTAGAATTGCAATCGACCCAATAGCAGTACCTCATTCTCCGCCACCAAGTTCTCAGCTTCGGGTGCCGAGTGATTTGGGGGAAGACAGGTTGCAGCAGCTTTGCCGGTCGGTCTCCATGGGCTCATCCTCCCTTGGTGTTCTCCTCTTCAAGAGAGATCCAGAGGAAGGACCCGGTGAGGAGAGGAAAGATTCCGACTTGGAAGAAGAACGGATCACTAAGAACAGGGGAAAGCAGGGGAATGCTTCAAAGGGAGCTTTTCAGCAGAAGGATCTTCAGGAAATGGAAGGGTCTCTATCTACCAGCAGCGGGAGGTTCTTGCTATCGAGACATGCTCGAGGCCAGAGTGCAGTTCTTCCATTGTGA
- the LOC105041424 gene encoding transcription factor bHLH94 has protein sequence MALEAVVFPQGFFGYTCKEWCYNMGGEAWGYDFGRVGEEEEEKREVLECELGTGKVGGSWDPPASSLVQNLEEWDANSSLPEPCEGIALEGEAMGAAAAGRRKRRRAKSVKNKEEVESQRMIHIAVERNRRKQMNEYLAVLRSLMPSSYVQRGDQASIIGGAINYVKELEQLLQSLEVQKRLKQRSDATGLVHPFANFFAFPQYSSCSSGGSTTTHTSSNHNIANEMAVENRSAMADIEVTMVESYANLKVLSRRWPKQLLKMVMGLQNMRLTTLHLNVTTVDQLVLYSFSLKVEDDCQFTSVDDIATAVYQMLGRIQEEANFS, from the exons ATGGCATTAGAAGCTGTGGTTTTCCCTCAAGGCTTCTTTGGTTATACTTGCAAGGAGTGGTGTTATAACATGGGAGGGGAAGCATGGGGCTACGACTTCGGAAGGGTtggtgaggaggaggaggagaagagggaggtGTTAGAATGTGAGTTGGGTACtggtaaggttggtgggagttgGGACCCCCCTGCCTCCTCCTTGGTGCAAAACCTTGAGGAATGGGATGCGAATTCCTCGTTGCCGGAGCCTTGTGAGGGGATAGCATTGGAGGGGGAGGCCATGGGGGCAGCAGCGGCGGGCCGGAGGAAGAGACGGCGGGCGAAGAGCGTCAAGAACAAGGAGGAGGTGGAGAGCCAGAGGATGATCCACATTGCCGTCGAGCGCAACCGCCGGAAGCAAATGAACGAATACCTCGCCGTGCTCCGGTCCCTCATGCCATCTTCTTATGTTCAAAGG GGTGATCAAGCATCAATCATAGGGGGTGCAATAAACTACGTGAAGGAGCTTGAGCAGCTCCTCCAATCCCTGGAAGTTCAGAAGAGGCTCAAGCAGCGATCCGATGCGACCGGGCTAGTGCACCCCTTCGCCAACTTCTTTGCCTTCCCCCAGTACTCATCATGCTCTTCTGGCGGCAGCACCACCACCCACACCAGCAGCAACCACAACATTGCTAATGAAATGGCAGTTGAGAACCGGTCGGCCATGGCGGACATCGAGGTGACAATGGTTGAGAGCTATGCCAATCTTAAGGTGCTCTCGAGGCGGTGGCCGAAGCAGCTGCTCAAGATGGTGATGGGGTTGCAGAATATGCGCCTGACCACGCTGCACCTCAACGTAACCACCGTGGATCAGCTGGTCCTGTACTCCTTCAGTCTCAAG GTGGAAGATGATTGCCAATTCACTTCAGTGGATGATATTGCAACTGCAGTATATCAAATGCTAGGGAGGATCCAAGAGGAGGCTAATTTCAGCTGA